A single region of the Gemmatimonadota bacterium genome encodes:
- the nqrF gene encoding NADH:ubiquinone reductase (Na(+)-transporting) subunit F, with protein MELVGLVGLSALIFTGTILFLVVLLSIAESKLISSGPVRILINDDEEKSPVVQAGSTLLNALTGQKIFLPSACGGGGTCAMCKCQVLDGGGDILPTEVGHLTRAEQKEHWRLACQVKVKTDMEILVAPEIFSIKKFDCTVRSNENVATFIKELILDIDDGQSLDFRAGGYIQIEIPPYELSYKEFEVEEEYRQDWDQFNLWKYHAKNDETVIRAYSMANHPAEGQRVMLNVRIASPPPGLDVPPGIASSYIFNLKPGDKVVVSGPYGEFFAKETDREMMYIGGGAGMAPMRSHIFDLFHSKRTERKVTFWYGARSLREMFYDDDFKGIAAEFPNFSYNVGLSEPLPEDDWNGPVGFIHQVILDSYLKGHEAPEDIEYYLCGPPMMISAVNKMLDDLGVDPSQIAYDSF; from the coding sequence GTGGAACTGGTCGGCCTGGTCGGACTCTCGGCGCTCATCTTCACCGGGACCATTCTCTTTCTGGTGGTGCTGCTGTCGATCGCGGAGTCGAAGCTCATCAGTTCCGGCCCGGTCCGGATCCTCATCAACGACGACGAAGAGAAGAGCCCCGTGGTGCAGGCCGGATCCACGCTGCTGAATGCGCTCACCGGGCAGAAGATATTCCTGCCGTCGGCCTGTGGCGGGGGCGGCACCTGCGCCATGTGCAAGTGCCAGGTTCTCGACGGCGGAGGAGACATCCTCCCGACCGAAGTCGGCCACCTCACCCGCGCGGAGCAGAAGGAACACTGGCGGCTTGCGTGCCAGGTGAAGGTCAAGACCGACATGGAGATCCTGGTCGCCCCGGAGATCTTCAGCATCAAGAAGTTCGACTGTACGGTCCGCTCCAACGAGAATGTCGCCACCTTCATCAAGGAGCTGATCCTGGACATCGACGATGGCCAGTCGCTCGACTTCCGCGCGGGCGGTTACATCCAGATCGAGATTCCTCCCTATGAACTCTCGTACAAGGAGTTCGAGGTGGAAGAGGAGTACCGCCAGGACTGGGACCAGTTCAACCTGTGGAAGTACCACGCAAAGAACGACGAGACCGTGATCCGCGCCTACTCCATGGCGAATCACCCCGCGGAGGGCCAGCGCGTCATGCTGAATGTGCGCATCGCTTCCCCGCCGCCGGGGCTGGATGTGCCGCCGGGAATCGCCAGTTCGTACATCTTCAACCTGAAGCCGGGCGACAAGGTCGTCGTATCCGGGCCGTACGGAGAGTTCTTCGCGAAGGAAACCGACCGCGAGATGATGTACATCGGCGGCGGGGCCGGGATGGCTCCCATGCGAAGCCACATCTTCGACCTGTTCCACTCGAAGCGGACGGAGCGCAAGGTCACTTTCTGGTACGGTGCACGGTCTCTTCGCGAGATGTTCTACGACGACGACTTCAAGGGCATCGCGGCCGAGTTTCCCAACTTCTCGTACAATGTCGGGCTGTCGGAACCTCTTCCCGAGGACGACTGGAACGGCCCGGTCGGTTTCATCCACCAGGTGATTCTCGACTCTTACCTGAAGGGTCACGAAGCCCCGGAGGACATTGAGTACTACCTCTGCGGGCCGCCGATGATGATCTCCGCCGTCAACAAGATGCTCGACGACCTCGGCGTGGACCCCTCTCAGATCGCCTACGACTCCTTCTAG
- the nqrE gene encoding NADH:ubiquinone reductase (Na(+)-transporting) subunit E has product KIETAVGLGAAVIFVMVITMPLNWLLHEFLLRKGAMAWAGLGHLDMSFLNFILFIAVIAATVQLVEMILDRLSPALYTALGIYLPLIAVNCAILGASLFMVERSYNLAETMVFGIGSGIGWALAIIAMAAIRTKLRYSNVPSGLRGLGITMLITGLMAIAFSSFAGIRL; this is encoded by the coding sequence AAGATCGAAACCGCCGTGGGGCTCGGCGCCGCGGTCATCTTCGTCATGGTCATTACCATGCCGCTCAACTGGCTGCTCCACGAGTTCCTCCTCCGCAAGGGCGCCATGGCCTGGGCCGGGCTCGGGCACCTGGACATGAGCTTTCTGAACTTCATCCTGTTCATCGCCGTCATCGCGGCCACCGTGCAGCTGGTGGAGATGATCCTGGATCGCCTCAGCCCCGCGCTCTACACCGCGCTCGGCATCTACCTTCCGCTGATTGCGGTCAACTGCGCCATTCTGGGCGCGTCGCTCTTCATGGTGGAGCGCAGCTACAACCTCGCCGAGACGATGGTCTTCGGAATCGGGTCCGGGATCGGCTGGGCTCTCGCGATTATCGCGATGGCCGCCATTCGCACAAAGCTCCGCTATTCCAATGTTCCGTCGGGCCTTCGCGGACTCGGCATCACGATGCTCATCACCGGCCTCATGGCGATCGCTTTCTCAAGCTTCGCCGGAATCCGGCTCTAG